Proteins found in one Muntiacus reevesi chromosome 2, mMunRee1.1, whole genome shotgun sequence genomic segment:
- the SCD gene encoding stearoyl-CoA desaturase yields MPAHLLQEEISSSYTTTTTITAPPSRVLQNGGGKLEKTPLYLEEDIRPEMRDDIYDPTYQDKEGPKPKLEYVWRNIILMGLLHLGALYGITLIPTCKIYTFIWVFFYYLMGALGITAGAHRLWSHRTYKARLPLRVFLIIANTMAFQNDVFEWSRDHRAHHKFSETDADPHNSRRGFFFSHVGWLLVRKHPAVREKGATLNLSDLRAEKLVMFQRKYYKPAVLTLCFILPTLVPWYLWGETFQNSLFFATFFRYAAGLNATWLVNSAAHMYGYRPYDKTINPRENILVSLGAVGEGFHNYHHTFPYDYSASEYRWHINFTTFFIDCMAAIGLAYDRKKVSKAAILARIKRTGEESYKSG; encoded by the exons ATGCCAGCCCACTTGCTGCAAGAGGAG ATCTCTAGCTCctacacaaccaccaccaccatcacagcaCCTCCTTCCAGGGTCCTGCAGAATGGAGGGGGCAAATTGGAGAAGACTCCCCTATACTTGGAAGAAGACATCCGCCCTGAAATGAGAGATGACATCTATGACCCAACTTACCAGGATAAGGAGGGCCCAAAGCCCAAGCTTGAGTATGTTTGGAGAAACATCATCCTCATGGGTCTGTTACACTTGGGAGCCCTGTATGGGATCACATTGATCCCCACCTGCAAGATATACACCTTTATCTGGG TGTTCTTCTACTATTTGATGGGTGCCCTGGGCATCACAGCAGGGGCCCATCGCCTGTGGAGTCACCGAACCTACAAAGCCCGGCTGCCCCTGCGGGTCTTCCTGATCATCGCCAACACCATGGCGTTCCAG AATGACGTTTTTGAATGGTCCCGAGATCACCGTGCCCACCACAAGTTTTCAGAAACGGATGCTGATCCCCACAATTCCCGACGTGGCTTTTTCTTCTCTCACGTGGGTTGGCTGCTTGTGCGCAAACACCCAGCTGTCAGAGAAAAGGGTGCTACGCTAAATTTATCTGACCTAAGAGCCGAGAAGCTGGTGATGTTCCAGAGGAA GTACTATAAACCTGCTGTCCTGAcgttgtgcttcatcctgcccacaCTCGTGCCGTGGTATCTATGGGGTGAAACGTTTCAAAACAGCCTGTTTTTTGCCACCTTTTTCCGTTACGCCGCTGGGCTCAACGCCACCTGGCTGGTGAACAGTGCTGCCCATATGTATGGATATCGCCCTTACGACAAGACCATCAACCCCCGAGAGAATATCCTGGTTTCACTGGGAGCTGTGG GTGAGGGCTTCCACAACTACCACCACACATTTCCTTATGACTACTCTGCCAGTGAGTACCGCTGGCACATCAACTTTACCACATTCTTCATTGATTGCATGGCTGCCATCGGTCTGGCTTATGACCGGAAGAAAGTATCCAAGGCTGCCATCTTGGCCAGGATTAAAAGAACTGGAGAGGAAAGCTACAAGAGTGGCTGA